Below is a window of Sciurus carolinensis chromosome 6, mSciCar1.2, whole genome shotgun sequence DNA.
AAAAGTACATAGGAAGTGCTAGGAATTTCCagtgatatatttttaatgtgatattttatCATACTGTTTTCTTTTAACTATTCACCAAGTCCTCAGAATCCACATGAGTAAttcagatgtttttattttctttgatggtagacaaagttttcttaatactattcttcattttttccattcattAATTTGGAAACCAACCTGCTGGTTGATTCATTAATGAACTAAGCAGATTAAACACTGAAAGAATCcatattttttcaagtaaaatgGCATCTTTGTTTTGTAATTATGATTCAGAATAACTAGTGaatgttctctttattttaaggattttctttaacttgtacccaaggAAAAGATTTATTACTTTTTCATTCTGGTAGCGTACCTGTCTTTtactctcttcccttttcttttttatgctatTTGGCCTTGAAAATATGTACTCTTTCTGCttattctattaaaatgttttaccTAAGGTTTCATGAAGGTACAATAGAATCTGATGGGAtgctttttgttttcagattcttGCCAGCTCTCATAACTGCAGTTTTGACCAATCATCTTGCTTGGGTTCCAACAGTCATGCCAAATGGACAACcacctattaaaatatttttagaaaaacattcCTCCCAGAGTGTGGACATGTTAGCAAAGACTCATCCATATAATCCACTCTGGGCACAACTGGGTATGTAACCTGAAACTCTTACACTGTATATTGTACTTAGACTTTTGTGtaactatcttgaattttttataagaaaaataataaaatcctctCTTTCACCCCCTTAATTCTAAAGCATCTCTTCTGCACTTGTCCTTACATGGTTGTTAAATTGTCCTATCAATGTTAAGCCTATTATCATTCCGTATAACTAGAGAACGTAGAGAATGGCAGGTAAAGCAAGAGTTGCAGACCAGTAACTGATTTACTGGTATCTCCAGGGTCTTCagtgtgttaggcattttcacaCTCTGTCTAGAAAGAATTAATCAACAAAGTCACCTGTGATAGCTAGAATAAAATCTAGTTGAGAAACAGTTAATTTCTGTTGTTCCACTTTTTGTTGAATAAGTTACTTTGGAAAATGTTCTTTCTTATTACTAAGCATTACTAAATAAATGGGTGATAGAAGAGAGTGGATGATTGATAAGTTCTGGGCATGAAGGAAACATAGTGCACTCCCCAGTGTCAGGCATACCACATTTGAACCATAATTTTCTTACTAAAAAAGGGGTATAATACATACCTCAAAAAGTTATGAAAATTAgatgagataatacatgtaaagtgCTTCAGAATAGTGTCTGGCAAACAGCTATTACTTCTACTTTATTCTGTTTCTGTTAGATGGTGAAGGGAAGAAAAGACGAGAACATTTTGGTGACTTGGTAGAAACTTCCTATAAGTTACTCTGGTGATTGAGCTTGCCAGGCAGATTGGCATGTAGCTTATCAACTCATGTTAATCaatctcccttcctcctccccttcctgtgGCTTTATTGAATTACAGTTTACATACAGTAAATGAATCCTTGAAGTATACAAATTGATATTATCTCTGTGTTTATTGATATTATCTCTGATGTCATCCCCATAATCAAGATGGTGAAAATATCTATCACTTCCAAAGGCTGCCTCATGCCTTCTTGTAATTCCTTCTCCTTGTAATTCTTTTCTCCTTGTTCCACCCTTCTCCCCCATCTCCAGGTAACCACTAGTCTGATTTCTGTCACtataaattagtttttattttctgttataatACATACCTTTTTTGGTCTAACTTCTTTCATGCAACATAATTAAGAATCACCTATGTTGTatgtattaatatttctttttaatgctgaGTAACATTTTTACATGgatactaattattttttaaaacaattcattagtattttttaatttggacatttcaaatttattttcaattctgtagtcattttttcacatttttaaattagtgcataatatacataatgatgggatttgctttttcattattcatacatgtacacaaaaaTTGGAACACTTTTTTgggggagatactggggattgaacctgcaATTCTGCAAAGAGCACTGgtggatataaaaataaataataatttggtCTTTGCCTTCAAAAAGTTGATAGTGTTTAAAACTGTAGATAAGTTACATCCAGGCAAGAATACTAATTCAAAGAAAGTATAGCTGGAAAAGTAAAGTGGGACCAGTTGTGAAAGACTGACTTGCCATGCCAGTCATCAGCAGTTTGAATTTTTGGTAATTAGTGAGAATTTTGGATTTAGTTTGGAGCAATGGCATTGTAATATTTGAGCTTGGGTCTTAGAGGAGGAAACTTACCACAGTGCCATCTGTAACGTACATTTATTTGAGACCTATATATGttcattcctttaaaaagtatggggtttttataaaggaaaaatagagatttttaaatgtgtatactGACAACTTgcaaaaattgaattaaatttaatttattaaatttgtgtTCTCCATTTGTAAGTTGTTTTGCACACAGATTCCAGGTTTAATTTGAATTATAGCATAAATACAGGAATGTGTGATGTGACTACTCCAGCTCTGCTCCTTACCACCactgctccttcctcttcttggTCTCTACCAGAtactatgcttttctttttctatgttgcACACAGCTTATAGAATCTTTGTATATGAACTACTTCAGGTAGTACTTCTCCACCCAGGTAAAGATTCTCTGTCTGGTGCCTGGTATAGAGAATATTCCTAGTAAATGTGActctttgaagttttaaaatcataGCAGGTGTTTAAGGAAGAGGCTTGTTTCCTTCATTCACCTTTCTCTCTGGTTAAAACCATTCTCCCTGTCCTATTCTCCTGAATAGTCAGTCctcttttaaagaactaaaagtaaaattttgctACTACTCATTCAATAAGAGTAGTTTTCTCATGATTGAAAACAGCTTCCTTAGCTGTGTATGGAAAATGTCCATTAACATTTTTCTATTGCAGGGGACTTGTATGGTGCTATTGGCTCTCCTGTACGGTTAGCAAGGACTGTGGTAGTTGGCAAACGACAAGACATGGTCCAGAGGctgctttattttcttacttaCTTCATAAGATGCTCTGAACTTCAAGAAACCCATCTTTTAGAAAATGGAGAAGATGAAGCCATTGttatgccaggcacagtgattaCTACCACTTTAGAGAAAGGTGAAATAGAAGAATCAGAGTATGTGCTTATCACAATGCATAGAAACAAAAGCAGTTTGCTCTTTAAAGAGTCAGAAGAGACAAGAACTTCTAATTGTAATTGTAAATATTGTAGTCATCCACTCCTTGggcaaaattcagaaaatgtgtCACAGCAAGAGAAAGAAGATATTCCAAACAAGGAACTGCTGGCAATTTCGGATGAATGCAGAATGCTTTCTCCTTCTGACTGCCAAGAAGAAAATGCTGTCGATGTTAAACAGTATAGAGATAAATTAAGAACTTGCCTTGACACCAAGTTAGAGACTGTTGTTTGCACAGGATCTGCTCCAGTAGACAAATGTGTATTGTCAGAAACAGACTTAGAGGCAACAGAGGAAACATGGCAGAGTAAGGAATTGCTAGATCCAGACAATCACACAAGCAAAGCAATGAGATCCACAGGAATAGTTGTGGAAAAGAAACCCCCAGATAAGACTGTGCCTGCTGCATTTTCTTGTGAGGCAATCCAGACAAAGGTTACTTTTCTGATTGGGGATTCTATGTCACCTGATTCAGATACTGAACTCAGGAGTCAGGCTGTGGTGGATCAGATTACCAGGCATCACACCAAACCAGTGAAGAAAGACAGAGGGGCTAATGATATACATCAAGAAACTAAACAGCCAAACAAGGACCAATCTGTACAGTCTGATATACAAAACATGATTTCTGGAGAGCCCTGTGAACTTCCCTGTTGGAGTCCTTCAGACCCAGAAAGTCTGAGCttatttgatgaatattttaatgatgaTTCAATTGAAACCAGGACTATTGATGATGTTCCAGTTAAAACAAGTACAGACAGTAAAGAACACTGCTGTATGTTAGAGTTTTCAAAAAGACTGTGTGCAAAAAATAGCAAACAGAACAATGAACTTTGTAAATGTATAGAAACAGTTCACCAAGACTTGTGTAAAACCTGCTTTCCTCAGCAGGACCAAAGAGATACActctccattcttgtcccccatGGGGATAAAGagagttcagagaaaaaaattgctgTAGGAACTGAATGGGACATTCCAAGAAATGAAAGTTCAGATAGTGCCCTTGGGGATAGTGAAAGTGAAGATACGGGCCATGATATGCCAAGACAAGTCAGCAGTTACTATGGAGGAGAGCAAGAAGATTGGGCAGAAGAGGATGAGATACCTTTTCCTGGGTAAGTAGAAAGTTTTCACCTATAAACTGGCCTTTTTATGTACCATTCTTTTGTTTAGCTGGTCTTTAAAGGTTGGTAGTAACTAATATAAAAAAGAGATCATTGTCCTTtccatattctcttttttattatcatGAACTCTTACTCAGAGTATTAAAGGTTATACCCCACAAGCACCCCAGAAAGGCTTTGTGAAGATATagttgatatatatatagattacTTACTGTTTAGGAGTTTCTAGCCATTATGGAGTGAATTATGTTCCTAAAAGGGCCAAAACCTGTCAGTTAGGGTTAGGTAATCACTGAGAACGAAATGACCGTTCACAATAAATGTGGCCCATACTAAGAGGAAAACACGGATTGTATACTCTAGGTCAGGTATAACAGGGAGCAGAAAACAGGCTTTAGAAATGATATACTCCCAAATATGATATGGATAACAGAATTAGCAACTTTGTTTTGAATAGCAGTTTTTAGAATCTGATTATATTAGGACTGTGTTAAAAACACAAGGACAGCTCTACATACTAATGAAAGACTCACTCACATTACAAAGTTGTTTATTGAACCTTCTTCTCTGAATAAGAGAGTACTTCGTGGTCTGAGCACCTGAGTAAGCTTTTATTTAAGGATGATTTTACTCTGAGTAtgttttgtataaaataaaagaagtggaAATATGGACTAGTAGAattcccagttttgttttgtttttattggtaaaATATCTTTATTCCTAATTAGATTTGTCTTCTTTGGGAATCTTTCTTCCAGGTCAAAGTTAATTGAAGTGAGTGCTGTTCAGCCCAACATTGCGAACTTTGGGAGATCCTTGCTGGGAGGCTACTGCTCATCATACGTGCCTGACTTTGTTCTTCAAGGAATTGGGAGTGATGAGAAACTCCGTCAGTGTTTGGTGTCAGATTTGTCTCATGCTGTGCAGGTGAGTGACCttcactgttttcattttatttagaacatACTCAGGAAGACCCTGAATTGCCTTGTATTTTTGGTCATATGTGACCATGTAACATAATCCTGAATTTCTGTCAGTTAGGGTTAGGTAATCACTGAGAATGAAATGGCCGTTCACAATAAATGTGGCCCATACTAAGAGGAAAACACAGATTGTATACTCTAGGTCAGGTATAACAGGGATTTCTCTGAATCCATCACTTTCTATACAGTGCCTACATCTTTGTACATTTCACTGTGAAAGCAAGTATACAGTCAGAGTAATCtatgaaaatggaaatgtgaaATACAGAAGGTCCTTTATATACTCATACATGGTCATCAACTAGATTATTTTCAATACAAAAAATTGCTGGTGCTTAAATGCAAATGGGATTATTAATCTTCTTTTGggattgtttattatttatatgtagaaGTATAATTGACTTTCATACATTACTGTTATATCCTAAGACCTTGCTGAATCTTACTAGTTCTATTTTAGGCTTTTCTTTCAGGCTCAGGTTATTTGTAAATAGTTTTACATATTCCTTTCAAATCTAGATGCCTTTTATCTGtctttctcctttcctgcctttttctttccctctgcctAATAGTAGTATAATGTTGTATGGAAGGGGTGACAGTACTTATAtcattgtcttgttcctgatcttagaggaaaaacattcaagtctttattttttttttttattttttagtttttaatcttttctttgtggtactggtgattgaaccagggacgctctaacactgaactactttctaatttattagaaaaaagcTGTTCATagtgtgcatttatttatttatttatttaatttttataaggttGCTGGTAATGTCCTGTTTGTGACACAGAAAGCCAAAAACAGATTTTTCTAACTCTACCTTACAGTGGCTGCTATTCTTAATATAAATACTtacaaccaggcatggtggcatacaatcccagctactttgggaGGTGGAagcagtaggattgcaaatttgaggctcactgggcaacttagcaagcctcttatctcaaaataaaaaataaaaagtacaagaaatgtaactcagtgtttgcctagcgtgcatgaggacctgggttcaagccctagtaccaccaaaaacaaaacaaaataaaaacaaaagcacctCCTGACAGTCATTAGGCAGCATGTGGATGCTTATAAAACAGACTTGGCCACATACTACCTCTATATCTTaggacaaaataattttttttcagtactagggattgaactcaggttctCACACATgcttaagcaagtgctctatcactgagccacattcccactccattttgtttattttgagacagagtctcgctaaattTCCCAGGCCGATCTTGAACTTCTAGTtctattgcctcagcctcccaagtctctgggattacaggtgtgtggctgGTTCagaataattaatttaataaagcTTATGTTTCCTCAGCTATAAAGTGATAGTAATGTTTATATACCAGAGTTACGTTGGGTAGTGTTTTGTATTAGGCATTCTGTGTCATAtctttttttaatccttattctgtatgtacgtgtgtgtgtgtgttttaataccATATAAGTGAGGCCATACATACATTCCAAATAAGTGAAGCCATATACATATAATGTCTGCATATGTATTTGtgaatatatactatatttttatatttgtgtaatCAAGGCTTTGTATTtagaatatatacatgtatgtatatgtagcatgtgtggttttatatttgttttgaattctacttttgtcaCTGAGCAGCTAACAAATTTATTTCCCCATATTTTAacatagtttataaatattttattaatgtttcttgattatttcatgattattttatggttgatttttttcttattctcctaCTACTCagccttttgttttaaaagtggGGATCTCACTATGTTTCTCAAGctgtcttgaactcctgggctgaggtgttcctcctgcctcagcctcctaagtatcTGGGACTGAAAGTGCACAATACTGTGCCTGGCTGCTCTAGTACTGAGCTCCATCTcctgcccctttttatttttcatttgagacatggtcttgctatgTTTTGCAGGCtagtcttaaacttgcaatcctcctactttaactgggaatacaggcatgcatgACCATGGCCAGCAAAGGTTTTCATTTGATCTCTCTTAGAGACTTTGCAGAGTGATTGTTCATTACTGGATAAAGTGATATCCTTTGAGGATGCCTAATGTATGCTTCTCTAGGAGCAAACTTATATCCTTAGCAGTTAAGGGCTATAgtaagcctcactaagttgctgaaactgcctttgaactctcgatcatcctgtctctgcctctctagcgactgagattacaggcatgtacccccacccccacctgtaCTTGTCTTTGATCTCTTGTGTAAACCATCAGAAACCAAGGGCACAGCCTTGTGCCTTGTGACTTTTTTATCAATATaagtaagttaaaatattttcaactacAGCTTAagttttttaattatgaaagtaTCATGCttctgataaaaatttaaataatacaaaaatatacagaGTAAAAAAGCAGAAGTCCTTCTTCATACTTATAGTATTCCTACTTCACAGAAATCTTTGTGGTCAAGAGCTTAATTTGagtattttcattcctttttctataAGTTTTCATTTAGATGtagatctgaatttttaaaacacaactaGGATATAatagtgtatatatgtgtgaatagggtgacatttgtttttcatttaacagTGTATGTTGAACAGCCATGGTAGTACATGTTCATTTCTCTGCTTTTAAGTGCTATATCTTACTCTGGATATATATCTTGgtaaaaagataaatggaaaactCTAGTACACACAGGCAACAAGGTACTTCATGTCATCAAGGGATAGCCCCTGTGGTGCTGAGGTATATCAGTGCTTGGAAGCACCATTTTACCATTAACTTGTTTGTATGGGtaaattctgtctttttaaaaaatagtttaccTCTTTCAAGCTAAACAACATATTTTCCCTGTTGCCTGGCACATAGTTGATAGtacattttcaaatgaatgaatgatcaaaAGAGTGATGAAAATGAAGTTCTAGATTAAAAGATACAGAGTTCTGGTAATGAGTACAAAGTCTCTATGATGATTGCTATAGGATGTCTCAGAGTATTTGTTAcagttaattattttattttcctgtcaaGGATTCTTTGTTGTTGATTGTCAGAATTTaacgtttttttgttttgttttgtttttggttagtATCTCTTCATTGCCTCATTCGATTTGCATTATCCTTGAGTACTTTGCTTATCATAagttgaaatcttttttttcccccagcatcCAGTGTTGGATGAACCAATAGCAGAAGCTGTTTGCATTATAGCTGATATGGATAAATGGACTGTTCAAGTGGCCAGTAGCCAGAGACGAGTGACAGATAATAAATTGGGAAAAGAAGTGTTGGTTTCCAGTCTTGTTTCTAACCTGCTTCATTCCACTCTTCAACTTTATAAGCATAACTTGTCTCCAAATTTTGTAAGTATGTGTGAGTCTTGAAAAACTTTCAGTACTGTGATAGGTGAttaaattttacttagtatgTGCCCGTGTTAAATACTACTGCTTAGCTTCATTGTTTTTCTGAAAGACTGGATGTTTGTTGTTCCCCACTCCTATTGTGACAGTATTTGGAGCTGGGTTTTTGGCAGGTAATTAAAGGTAGATCAGATCTTAAGGGTGGAGTCCACATCATGGAATTGGTGGTCTgctaaggaagagaagagagattgTTCTCTCTCTACCCTCTGAGGACACACAGAGAAGTTAGCTGTCCACCAGCTATGATGAGAGTCTTCACCAGTACTCAGCAGTGCTTTCACCctaccctgatcttggacttctagcttccagaactgtaagaaaataaatctctgttgttaAAGCCAtttagtctgtggtattttgttatgtcaCCTGAGCTAAGGCTGAAAGTTATGTGTATACATCTAAATACTGTAATTTTAGTGGCCAAAATTTTTGATCATGTGTAATATGGTCATGCTACATCCCTGTGCTTTATGAAGAATGCCAGTGCATTCTGAACCCTCACTGCCACATCAAGTAGAGTGCCTCTCAGTTCGGTCCCTAGTATGGCCAAACCAAATCAAATAAACTACAACAATAATGGggggagaaaacaagaaaaaagaaaaaactagttATCAAAACAAGTATACAAAAAACTAATAACAACAAAATAGGAAGTGCAGTAGTTTATCGAAGTATGTATTACCATAGGATGTAGCAGTTCTATTTCTGCATTTATACACAAAGAATTAAAAGTAGtgacttaaacattttaatttttagagcaggattattcacaatagctaaaggtTAGAAATAACTCAGGTTATCATTAgcaaatgaatgggtaaagaaaatatggtataatgTATACAGTGCAATATTTAATTAGCCACCTGTACAGTGGCACACAAGTGTAATCCCGGCTACTTGAGAAGCTGTATTCTCCctacaggagaatcacaagttccaggccagcttggggaacttagtgagatcttgtctcaaaactaaaaaaaaaaattaaatattaaaattaaattaaaaaatggctgaactcagtggtagagcgctggcctaaaatgttttgtattttttctttgttttttaaaagaggctggggatatagctcagttggtagagtgcttgccttgtcatgcatgcatgaggctctgggttcaatccccagcaccacaaaaaaaaaaaattcatgctatGACATGAATGAACCTCAGAaacaatgctaagtgaaatgaggtagatataaaagaacaaatacgtATATGAGGTACCAAGAAATTCAGAGAGACTACAAATAGAATAGTAATTACTAGGGGGTGAGGGAAGTAGAGAATGTCAAGGTATTGTTTAAAGGGTATG
It encodes the following:
- the Fnip1 gene encoding folliculin-interacting protein 1 isoform X2, which encodes MAPTLFQKLFSKRNGLGAPGRDARDSDCAFSWPLPEFDPSQIRLIVYQDCERRGRNVLFDSSVKRKNEDTSVSKLCSDAQVKVFGKCCQLKPGGDSSSSLDSSITLSSDVKDQCPKYQSSRCSSDANMLGEMMFGSVAMSYKGSTLKIHQIRSPPQLMLSKVFTARTGSSICGSLNTLQDSLEFINQDNNTLKADNNTVINGLLGNIVHSNPMDMPGRELNEDRDSGIARSASLSSLLITPFPSPNSSLTRSCASSYQRRWRRSQTTSLENGVFPRWSIEESFNLSDESCGPNPGIVRKKKIAIGVIFSLSKDEDENNKFNEFFFSHFPLFESHMNKLKSAIEQAMKMSRRSADASQRSLAYNRIVDALNEFRTTICNLYTMPRIGEPVWLTMMSGTPEKNQLCHRFMKEFTFLMENASKNQFLPALITAVLTNHLAWVPTVMPNGQPPIKIFLEKHSSQSVDMLAKTHPYNPLWAQLGDLYGAIGSPVRLARTVVVGKRQDMVQRLLYFLTYFIRCSELQETHLLENGEDEAIVMPGTVITTTLEKGEIEESEYVLITMHRNKSSLLFKESEETRTSNCNCKYCSHPLLGQNSENVSQQEKEDIPNKELLAISDECRMLSPSDCQEENAVDVKQYRDKLRTCLDTKLETVVCTGSAPVDKCVLSETDLEATEETWQSKELLDPDNHTSKAMRSTGIVVEKKPPDKTVPAAFSCEAIQTKVTFLIGDSMSPDSDTELRSQAVVDQITRHHTKPVKKDRGANDIHQETKQPNKDQSVQSDIQNMISGEPCELPCWSPSDPESLSLFDEYFNDDSIETRTIDDVPVKTSTDSKEHCCMLEFSKRLCAKNSKQNNELCKCIETVHQDLCKTCFPQQDQRDTLSILVPHGDKESSEKKIAVGTEWDIPRNESSDSALGDSESEDTGHDMPRQVSSYYGGEQEDWAEEDEIPFPGSKLIEVSAVQPNIANFGRSLLGGYCSSYVPDFVLQGIGSDEKLRQCLVSDLSHAVQHPVLDEPIAEAVCIIADMDKWTVQVASSQRRVTDNKLGKEVLVSSLVSNLLHSTLQLYKHNLSPNFCVMHLEDRLQELYFKSKMLSEYLRGQMRVHVKELGMVLGIESSDLPLLAAVASTHSPYVAQILL
- the Fnip1 gene encoding folliculin-interacting protein 1 isoform X1 translates to MAPTLFQKLFSKRNGLGAPGRDARDSDCAFSWPLPEFDPSQIRLIVYQDCERRGRNVLFDSSVKRKNEDTSVSKLCSDAQVKVFGKCCQLKPGGDSSSSLDSSITLSSDVKDQCPKYQSSRCSSDANMLGEMMFGSVAMSYKGSTLKIHQIRSPPQLMLSKVFTARTGSSICGSLNTLQDSLEFINQDNNTLKADNNTVINGLLGNIGLSQFCSPRRAFSEQGPLRLIRSASFFAVHSNPMDMPGRELNEDRDSGIARSASLSSLLITPFPSPNSSLTRSCASSYQRRWRRSQTTSLENGVFPRWSIEESFNLSDESCGPNPGIVRKKKIAIGVIFSLSKDEDENNKFNEFFFSHFPLFESHMNKLKSAIEQAMKMSRRSADASQRSLAYNRIVDALNEFRTTICNLYTMPRIGEPVWLTMMSGTPEKNQLCHRFMKEFTFLMENASKNQFLPALITAVLTNHLAWVPTVMPNGQPPIKIFLEKHSSQSVDMLAKTHPYNPLWAQLGDLYGAIGSPVRLARTVVVGKRQDMVQRLLYFLTYFIRCSELQETHLLENGEDEAIVMPGTVITTTLEKGEIEESEYVLITMHRNKSSLLFKESEETRTSNCNCKYCSHPLLGQNSENVSQQEKEDIPNKELLAISDECRMLSPSDCQEENAVDVKQYRDKLRTCLDTKLETVVCTGSAPVDKCVLSETDLEATEETWQSKELLDPDNHTSKAMRSTGIVVEKKPPDKTVPAAFSCEAIQTKVTFLIGDSMSPDSDTELRSQAVVDQITRHHTKPVKKDRGANDIHQETKQPNKDQSVQSDIQNMISGEPCELPCWSPSDPESLSLFDEYFNDDSIETRTIDDVPVKTSTDSKEHCCMLEFSKRLCAKNSKQNNELCKCIETVHQDLCKTCFPQQDQRDTLSILVPHGDKESSEKKIAVGTEWDIPRNESSDSALGDSESEDTGHDMPRQVSSYYGGEQEDWAEEDEIPFPGSKLIEVSAVQPNIANFGRSLLGGYCSSYVPDFVLQGIGSDEKLRQCLVSDLSHAVQHPVLDEPIAEAVCIIADMDKWTVQVASSQRRVTDNKLGKEVLVSSLVSNLLHSTLQLYKHNLSPNFCVMHLEDRLQELYFKSKMLSEYLRGQMRVHVKELGMVLGIESSDLPLLAAVASTHSPYVAQILL